Proteins encoded by one window of Vidua chalybeata isolate OUT-0048 chromosome 15, bVidCha1 merged haplotype, whole genome shotgun sequence:
- the GRXCR2 gene encoding glutaredoxin domain-containing cysteine-rich protein 2, producing MDEPQKKLSQRHEGRPRKVRFKISSAYSGRVLKQVYEDGQELEPPAKEHSRRFLRHGFEPGEHLCGPGELPENRFCWPTALTARRISVLREDHTHGLTGSAPLLSDCRPGAGLCRTSPVVDFGKIIIYTNNLKIIRAPMDQKELMRRIVQTEGINDWTFMYRENKEQFSGGHKKDVENKVTYNQYMQEGHAEHGCSQCKGSGCAPCSLCHGSKFSMLANRFRESYRALRCPACDESGLQPCRVCAA from the exons ATGGACGAGCCCCAGAAGAAACTCAGCCAGCGGCACGAGGGACGGCCCCGCAAGGTGAGGTTCAAGATATCCTCGGCGTACAGCGGGCGGGTGCTGAAGCAGGTCTATGAGGACGGGCAGGAGCTCGAGCCCCCGGCCAAGGAGCACTCGCGGCGCTTCCTGCGCCACGGCTTCGAGCCAGGGGAGCACCTCTGCGGGCCCGGCGAGCTGCCCGAGAACAGGTTCTGCTGGCCCACGGCCCTGACCGCCCGCAGGATCAGCGTACTGCGAGAGGATCACACACACGGGCTCACGGGGAGCGCGCCCCTGCTCAGCGACTGCCGGCCCGGCGCCGGCCTCTGCAGG ACTTCTCCAGTTGTAGATTTTGGCAAGATCATCATCTACACCAATAACCTGAAAATCATCCGTGCACCGATGGACCAGAAAGAGCTCATGAGAAGAATTGTCCAGACTGAGGGGATAAATGACTGGACGTTCATGTACCGGGAGAATAAAGAACAATTTAGTGGTGGCCATAAAAAAGATGTGGAGAATAAGGTCACTTACAACCAGTACATGCAG GAGGGCCATGCTGAGCACGGCTGTTCCCAGTGCAAAGGCTCCGGCTGTGCTCCCTGCTCACTGTGCCACGGCAGCAAGTTCTCGATGCTGGCAAACAGATTCCGGGAGTCCTACCGGGCGCTGCGGTGTCCGGCGTGCGACGAGAGCGGGCTGCAGCCGTGCCGGGTGTGCGCTGCCTGA